A window of the Thermoleophilia bacterium SCSIO 60948 genome harbors these coding sequences:
- the panB gene encoding 3-methyl-2-oxobutanoate hydroxymethyltransferase, with protein MSAHPRETTTTPGERRAPVTAPSLAAMKADRRPIVMVTAYDFPSAKTVDGAGVDVVLVGDSAANVVLGYDSTVPIGMDEMIMLTKAVRRGLDGPLLVGDMPFGSYEASNELAVLNAQRFVKEAGVGAVKLERGGASVDRARAIVRAGIPVMGHVGLTPQAVAALGGFKAQGKSAESAAQIAEEALALQAAGCFAIVFEAIPADVCAVLMAKMEIPVIGIGAGGATDGQVLVFHDLVGIGAGRAPKFVRRFSDTQAAMSSGVEAYAAAVRSRSFPGPEHSYAIDPMELDDFRRYLDQETLAGEDADASFTGWLG; from the coding sequence ATGAGCGCACACCCCCGCGAGACCACCACCACCCCTGGCGAGCGCCGAGCCCCGGTGACGGCACCGTCGCTGGCCGCGATGAAGGCCGACCGCCGGCCGATCGTCATGGTCACGGCCTACGACTTCCCGTCGGCCAAGACCGTCGACGGGGCCGGCGTCGACGTCGTCCTCGTCGGCGACTCGGCCGCCAACGTCGTCCTCGGCTACGACTCGACCGTCCCGATCGGGATGGACGAGATGATCATGCTGACGAAGGCGGTGCGCCGCGGACTCGACGGCCCGCTGCTCGTCGGGGACATGCCCTTCGGCTCCTACGAGGCCTCGAACGAGCTCGCCGTCCTGAACGCCCAGCGGTTCGTCAAGGAGGCGGGTGTCGGCGCCGTGAAGCTCGAGCGCGGCGGCGCCTCGGTCGACCGCGCCCGCGCGATCGTCCGGGCCGGGATCCCGGTGATGGGCCACGTCGGGCTCACGCCGCAGGCCGTCGCGGCTCTCGGCGGCTTCAAGGCGCAGGGCAAGAGCGCCGAGAGCGCGGCGCAGATCGCCGAGGAGGCGCTGGCACTCCAGGCCGCAGGCTGCTTCGCGATCGTCTTCGAGGCGATCCCCGCCGACGTCTGCGCGGTTCTGATGGCGAAGATGGAGATCCCGGTGATCGGGATCGGAGCCGGCGGCGCGACCGACGGCCAGGTGCTCGTCTTCCACGATCTCGTCGGGATCGGAGCCGGCCGCGCGCCGAAGTTCGTGCGCCGCTTCTCCGACACGCAGGCGGCGATGAGCTCCGGGGTCGAGGCCTACGCGGCCGCGGTCCGCTCGCGGAGCTTCCCGGGGCCCGAGCACTCCTACGCGATCGACCCGATGGAGCTCGACGACTTCCGTCGCTATCTGGACCAGGAGACCCTCGCCGGCGAGGATGCGGACGCGTCGTTCACCGGCTGGCTCGGCTGA
- a CDS encoding uracil-DNA glycosylase — translation MSAPAAERREELVSVFHEASVCTRCELSETRTKVVFGSGNADADLMFVGEGPGKSEDEQGLPFVGRAGQLLGQLLGEIGLSRDEVFIANVVKCRPPGNRDPMPGEIEACRPYLLEQVRLIEPKVIATLGNFSTKLLTGSPTGITKVRGRPQAKRIGVRDVYLFPILHPAAALRSQSLMPAMREDFAKLPGLIAGPPADTGATEDQSGIPGP, via the coding sequence GTGAGCGCCCCGGCCGCCGAGCGCCGCGAGGAGCTCGTCAGCGTCTTTCACGAGGCGTCCGTCTGCACGCGCTGCGAGCTCTCCGAGACGCGGACCAAGGTGGTCTTCGGGTCGGGCAATGCGGACGCTGACCTGATGTTCGTGGGCGAGGGACCGGGCAAGAGCGAGGACGAGCAGGGGCTCCCTTTCGTCGGCCGTGCCGGCCAGCTGCTCGGCCAGCTGCTCGGCGAGATCGGGCTGAGCCGCGACGAGGTCTTCATCGCGAACGTCGTGAAATGCCGGCCACCAGGCAATCGCGACCCGATGCCCGGTGAGATCGAGGCCTGCCGTCCCTATCTCCTCGAGCAGGTGCGACTGATCGAGCCGAAGGTGATCGCCACCCTCGGCAACTTCTCGACGAAGCTGCTGACGGGCTCGCCGACCGGGATCACGAAGGTCCGCGGCCGGCCGCAGGCGAAGCGGATCGGAGTCCGCGACGTCTACCTGTTCCCGATCCTGCACCCGGCGGCTGCGCTTCGAAGCCAGTCGCTGATGCCGGCGATGCGCGAGGACTTCGCCAAGCTCCCCGGCCTGATCGCGGGACCTCCCGCCGATACCGGCGCGACGGAGGACCAGTCGGGCATCCCGGGGCCATGA
- a CDS encoding acyltransferase: MAECGAFIRYPVEGEVLEALDEGRLRIGDGTLLEPGCWITMAPEAEIEIGRGCFLNRETMLAALERITIGDHVMFANGCYVGDSDHRYDDPTRPITEQGFKPGGEVTIGSNVWFGVNCVVTPGVTIGDRAVIGANSVVTKDIPPGVIAAGVPAKVIREIEFVEPDEGSGGG, translated from the coding sequence ATGGCCGAATGCGGCGCCTTCATCCGTTATCCGGTCGAGGGCGAGGTGCTCGAGGCGCTCGACGAGGGGCGGCTTCGGATCGGCGACGGAACCCTGCTCGAGCCCGGCTGCTGGATCACGATGGCGCCTGAGGCCGAGATCGAGATCGGCCGCGGCTGTTTCCTCAACCGCGAGACGATGCTCGCCGCGCTCGAGCGGATTACGATCGGCGATCACGTCATGTTCGCCAACGGCTGCTACGTCGGCGATTCGGATCACCGCTACGACGATCCGACGCGGCCGATCACCGAGCAGGGCTTCAAGCCGGGCGGCGAGGTCACGATCGGCTCGAACGTCTGGTTCGGGGTCAACTGCGTCGTAACCCCGGGCGTGACGATCGGCGACCGGGCCGTGATCGGAGCGAACTCCGTCGTGACGAAGGACATCCCGCCGGGGGTCATCGCCGCCGGGGTGCCGGCGAAGGTGATCCGCGAGATCGAGTTCGTCGAGCCGGACGAGGGGTCCGGGGGCGGGTAG
- a CDS encoding nuclear transport factor 2 family protein, with amino-acid sequence MSVGDELIEIERELATGGGEAYREHMLAHGIVVVPGMRLDRDSTIEAIDSARGWDRFEISDAQGIDLGGDAALVSYRFMGWRGDELYDALASSVYERAGSGGWKLALHQQTPIPEGPDSADAADAAESAPAGDG; translated from the coding sequence ATGAGCGTCGGAGACGAGCTGATCGAGATCGAGCGCGAGCTGGCGACCGGCGGCGGTGAGGCCTACCGCGAGCACATGCTCGCGCACGGGATCGTCGTCGTCCCGGGGATGCGGCTCGATCGCGACTCGACGATCGAGGCGATCGACTCGGCGCGCGGCTGGGATCGCTTCGAGATCTCGGACGCCCAGGGGATCGATCTCGGCGGCGACGCGGCGCTGGTCAGCTACCGGTTCATGGGCTGGCGCGGCGACGAGCTCTACGACGCCCTCGCGAGCTCGGTCTACGAGCGCGCTGGATCCGGGGGTTGGAAGCTCGCGCTCCACCAGCAGACGCCGATCCCCGAAGGCCCCGACAGCGCCGACGCCGCGGACGCCGCCGAATCCGCTCCCGCGGGCGACGGGTAG
- the tsaE gene encoding tRNA (adenosine(37)-N6)-threonylcarbamoyltransferase complex ATPase subunit type 1 TsaE, producing MRTETESAAATEALGAELAAGLAPGDVVLLSGDLGSGKTTFVRGACRSLGVADPVTSPTYTVGQSYAGRDLCVSHLDLYRLGSLADEDPGLLDDYLTSERIAFVEWPGEGAGAEFPDGVRVAARVELEHVAADRRAVTIERGERPA from the coding sequence ATGAGGACCGAGACGGAGTCGGCCGCGGCGACCGAGGCGCTCGGAGCCGAGCTCGCCGCCGGGCTCGCGCCCGGTGACGTCGTCCTGCTGAGCGGCGATCTCGGCAGCGGCAAGACGACCTTCGTGCGCGGTGCCTGCCGCAGCCTCGGCGTCGCCGATCCCGTCACCTCGCCGACCTACACGGTCGGGCAGTCCTATGCCGGCAGGGACCTCTGCGTCTCGCACCTCGACCTCTACCGCCTCGGATCGCTCGCCGACGAGGATCCGGGTCTGCTCGACGACTACCTGACGTCCGAGCGGATCGCCTTCGTCGAGTGGCCCGGCGAGGGTGCCGGCGCGGAGTTCCCCGACGGTGTCCGGGTGGCAGCCCGAGTCGAGCTCGAGCACGTGGCCGCGGACCGCCGCGCGGTCACGATCGAGCGCGGCGAGCGCCCGGCCTAG
- a CDS encoding pantoate--beta-alanine ligase, with translation MGRAGGAVARAARSAGLDVHAAGRDDAAEVAARVPLVLIAVPDAAIEQACEAIAPSLAEDARVGHLSGARGLDALAAAARAGAATFSLHPLQTLPDDGAELAGAWAAIDGSDDEARAEARRLASELGMRPFMVPASARSAYHAAAAIGSNLLVALEESAVELMGRAGVEEARAALTPLVLRAAANWADRGAAALTGPIARGDEAVVGAHREAIAGLAPELLPLYDALSDRARRLAGNDSKRTAGPRVIRTRAELRAALEPARRDGRTIGLVPTMGSLHAGHRSLLAAARERCDVVVMSLFVNPTQFGPSEDLDAYPRDEAGDLAAAAAERVDLVYAPAVEEVYPDGFATSVTVRGGLTDVLCGDPTRRGPAHFDGVTTVVAKLLAGIGPDVAFFGQKDAQQAIVIRRMVRDLELPVRIETMPTVREPDGLAMSSRNAYLSPADRERAPALRRALLAAERTLERDRSVPAALAAAREVLDAAGIEPEYLEARDAENLKPDPDPRERSVLIALAARVGSARLIDNVLVAPPQGAPRADADDRYPRGGIGS, from the coding sequence ATGGGCCGTGCCGGGGGCGCCGTTGCCCGGGCCGCCCGCTCGGCCGGGCTCGATGTTCACGCGGCGGGTCGCGACGACGCGGCCGAGGTCGCCGCGCGCGTGCCCCTCGTCCTGATCGCGGTCCCGGACGCCGCGATCGAGCAGGCGTGCGAGGCGATCGCGCCGTCACTCGCCGAGGACGCTCGGGTTGGGCACCTCAGCGGCGCCCGCGGTCTCGACGCGCTGGCTGCCGCCGCGCGGGCCGGGGCCGCGACCTTCTCGCTGCATCCGCTTCAGACCCTCCCGGACGACGGTGCCGAGCTCGCGGGCGCATGGGCGGCGATCGACGGCTCCGACGACGAGGCTCGGGCCGAGGCGAGGCGACTCGCCTCAGAGCTCGGGATGCGTCCCTTCATGGTCCCCGCGTCCGCTCGCAGCGCCTACCACGCCGCTGCCGCGATCGGCTCGAACCTGCTCGTCGCGCTCGAGGAGTCGGCGGTCGAGCTGATGGGGCGCGCCGGCGTCGAGGAGGCCCGGGCGGCTCTGACCCCGCTCGTCCTTCGCGCGGCGGCGAACTGGGCCGACCGCGGCGCGGCGGCGCTCACCGGGCCGATCGCCCGCGGCGACGAGGCCGTCGTCGGCGCCCACCGCGAGGCGATCGCGGGCCTCGCTCCAGAGCTCCTGCCGCTCTACGACGCGCTCTCCGACCGCGCCCGGCGGCTAGCGGGCAACGATTCGAAGCGCACGGCGGGGCCGCGGGTCATCCGCACACGCGCCGAGCTGCGCGCGGCGCTCGAGCCGGCCCGCCGCGATGGGCGCACGATCGGCCTCGTCCCGACGATGGGCTCGCTCCACGCCGGCCACCGCTCGCTGCTCGCGGCGGCCCGCGAGCGCTGCGACGTGGTCGTGATGAGCCTGTTCGTCAACCCGACGCAGTTCGGGCCGAGCGAGGACCTCGACGCCTACCCGCGAGACGAGGCGGGCGACCTCGCGGCCGCTGCCGCCGAGCGGGTCGACCTCGTCTATGCGCCCGCCGTCGAGGAGGTCTATCCGGACGGGTTCGCCACCTCCGTGACCGTGCGCGGCGGGTTGACCGATGTCCTCTGCGGCGACCCGACGCGCCGCGGTCCCGCCCACTTCGACGGCGTCACGACCGTCGTCGCGAAGCTGCTCGCGGGCATCGGCCCGGACGTCGCCTTCTTCGGGCAGAAGGACGCCCAGCAGGCGATCGTGATCCGGCGCATGGTTCGCGACCTCGAGCTGCCGGTGCGGATCGAGACGATGCCGACCGTCCGCGAACCCGACGGGCTCGCGATGAGCTCGCGAAACGCCTACCTCTCCCCCGCCGACCGCGAGCGCGCCCCGGCGCTGCGCCGCGCCCTGCTCGCCGCGGAGAGGACCCTCGAGCGCGACCGGTCGGTGCCCGCCGCGCTGGCCGCCGCGCGCGAGGTGCTCGACGCCGCCGGCATCGAGCCCGAGTACCTGGAGGCGCGAGACGCCGAGAACCTGAAACCGGACCCGGACCCGCGCGAGCGCAGTGTGCTGATCGCACTCGCGGCCCGTGTCGGCTCCGCGAGACTCATCGACAACGTGCTCGTCGCGCCTCCGCAGGGGGCACCGCGAGCCGACGCCGACGACCGATACCCGCGAGGAGGGATTGGATCATGA
- a CDS encoding zinc ribbon domain-containing protein, with translation MSVHATWGRGKADYRSHSGAASTIAAVPIYEFRCPACGAQSESLEPTGTEAIRCPACGEADAGRVLSSFSPSPKLALSGGNKRRQEAANRRLHAKTKADFKAARRRKRDRGPGGTA, from the coding sequence ATGAGTGTCCACGCCACCTGGGGTCGCGGCAAAGCCGATTATAGATCGCACTCCGGCGCGGCGTCTACGATCGCCGCTGTGCCGATCTACGAGTTCAGGTGCCCGGCCTGCGGCGCGCAGTCGGAGTCGCTCGAGCCGACGGGCACGGAGGCGATCCGCTGCCCCGCCTGCGGCGAGGCTGACGCCGGGCGCGTGCTCTCCTCGTTCTCGCCGAGCCCGAAGCTCGCGCTGTCGGGCGGCAACAAACGCCGCCAGGAGGCGGCGAACCGGCGGCTGCACGCGAAGACGAAGGCCGACTTCAAGGCCGCGCGCCGACGCAAGCGCGACCGCGGCCCGGGCGGCACGGCGTGA